From a region of the Malania oleifera isolate guangnan ecotype guangnan chromosome 12, ASM2987363v1, whole genome shotgun sequence genome:
- the LOC131143840 gene encoding amino acid transporter AVT1I-like, with protein MPYTLAQGGWITLVLLLVVAIITCYTALLLQRCMNSDSSIKTYPDIGWHAFGRKGRHMVSIFLYSEAYLASTGFLLSESDNLHKLFPNVGFKLGEHNIRGRRLSTVLAGLAILPTMWLKDLSMLSFISAGGNVAIVIIISSILWVGVVDGVGFSAKGELFRLGGIPTALSLYVFSYGGHEVFPTIYSSMKDKTRFSEMVPVLESLLDEAWGLAWSDQEWGIAWRGSSTLKEGL; from the exons ATGCCGTATACACTGGCACAAGGTGGGTGGATTACCCTTGTTCTTCTCCTTGTCGTCGCTATCATAACTTGCTACACAGCCTTGCTGCTCCAACGGTGTATGAACTCGGACTCATCGATTAAAACCTATCCTGACATCGGCTGGCATGCATTTGGCCGTAAAGGGCGACATATGGTATCAATTTTTTTGTATTCAGAGGCCTATTTGGCATCGACAGGATTCTTGTTATCGGAAAGTGACAACCTGCACAAGTTGTTCCCGAATGTAGGGTTCAAATTGGGAGAACATAACATTAGAGGAAGACGACTTTCCACAGTACTTGCAGGGCTGGCAATATTGCCCACCATGTGGCTGAAAGATCTGAGCATGCTTTCCTTCATCTCTGCAGGTGGGAATGTGgcaattgttattattataagcTCCATATTATGGGTTGGTGTAGTTGATGGTGTGGGGTTTTCTGCCAAAGGAGAGCTATTTCGTTTGGGCGGAATTCCTACGGCTCTCAGCTTATATGTCTTCTCGTATGGCGGCCATGAGGTGTTTCCAACCATATACTCCTCTATGAAGGATAAAACTCGGTTCTCTGAG atGGTTCcggttcttgaatcgttgttggacgAAGCATGGGGTCTCGCTTGGAGTGACCAAgaatggggtattgcttggagagggagctccaccctaaaggaggggtTGTAA